Proteins found in one Bdellovibrionota bacterium genomic segment:
- a CDS encoding Tad domain-containing protein has protein sequence MRKPKGQVALGLAFSFTAVLAVFGLVFNSSLITREKMQLQQTTDFAALVAADVQRHNLNRIRDYNEGIETAFEVLQSITMAPIPMCALKFIRGGTTYVGLLRDTAPYTALSTADVSDLTKKASEAASEELRKSGEKALEQGDKATESVCSPLCHPVDAFYRNLAIRTYSAIRMDYAAKIMTILQDANKNAFEYAMSTYLLPDNLPIGLRVYLEERLGRRLTPELLRSEYEKGSLKDKFQLVQASSDTPLFLAEDEMRQLIYWQFRYDGIPPNMPDSAGKCWQPTFYYPIPTLTMAKVSRGSGYTTSFVAGASYTPPDWEDVFQKFRIYLTDPANKDPNKLIRSLREDERLFSERHGMHTLALAKPYGGKFPVSGNVLNPLDHGDLGAKFEGAKLIGINDRDELGGFDMGFTYQKEFLH, from the coding sequence ATGAGAAAACCCAAAGGACAGGTGGCCCTCGGTCTCGCGTTTTCGTTCACGGCGGTGCTGGCCGTGTTCGGTCTGGTCTTCAATTCGTCCTTGATCACGCGGGAGAAAATGCAACTTCAACAGACGACCGACTTCGCGGCTCTCGTAGCGGCGGATGTTCAACGGCACAATTTGAACCGGATTCGGGATTACAACGAAGGGATTGAAACGGCGTTCGAGGTTCTTCAATCGATCACGATGGCCCCAATTCCAATGTGTGCATTGAAGTTCATCAGAGGTGGCACAACGTACGTCGGGCTTCTCAGAGACACAGCCCCTTATACCGCTCTATCCACAGCCGACGTCTCTGACTTAACGAAAAAAGCGAGCGAGGCCGCGAGCGAAGAACTGCGGAAAAGCGGGGAAAAGGCCCTTGAACAAGGGGACAAGGCTACGGAGTCGGTTTGCAGCCCGCTTTGCCATCCGGTCGATGCGTTTTACCGAAATCTGGCAATTAGGACATATTCAGCGATTCGGATGGACTATGCGGCGAAGATCATGACGATTCTCCAAGATGCCAACAAGAATGCCTTTGAATACGCAATGTCGACGTATCTCCTCCCCGACAATCTCCCGATCGGCCTACGTGTTTATCTCGAAGAACGACTAGGGCGCAGATTGACGCCGGAATTACTCCGATCCGAATATGAAAAAGGTTCGCTCAAGGACAAATTTCAACTCGTCCAAGCAAGTTCCGATACGCCTCTGTTTTTGGCCGAAGATGAAATGCGACAACTCATCTACTGGCAATTTCGATACGATGGAATTCCCCCAAATATGCCGGATTCTGCTGGGAAGTGCTGGCAACCAACGTTCTATTATCCAATTCCGACCCTCACGATGGCGAAAGTCTCGCGCGGAAGCGGCTACACAACGTCATTTGTAGCGGGCGCCTCGTACACGCCTCCCGACTGGGAAGATGTGTTTCAAAAATTTCGAATTTACCTTACGGATCCCGCAAACAAGGACCCAAACAAACTGATCCGCTCACTAAGAGAAGACGAACGTCTGTTCAGCGAACGGCATGGCATGCACACATTGGCCCTTGCAAAACCGTACGGCGGCAAGTTCCCTGTCTCGGGAAACGTCCTCAATCCGCTGGATCACGGCGATCTCGGTGCGAAGTTCGAGGGCGCGAAGCTGATCGGAATTAACGATCGTGACGAGCTGGGTGGCTTTGACATGGGGTTCACGTATCAAAAGGAATTTCTCCACTGA
- a CDS encoding TadE family protein translates to MFQYSPRMRRAQSGAATLEVGMLVPILFLLFLGLVQIVIYLQSKTATQYAAFTAARAYQVYGDRTLKSVDYPHVREAPYTNDGQTIAEAAAEKVIFESLMWEHQNIDVAAGSKKGGEPSLDRYYRDGNDLLKDGVSTVGSEGIVRVNLRTGLGAQVLYCLPIVFPGTEIFAGLAKKKYPCTVSRFGRHYSGIAIEEEALFGREPQG, encoded by the coding sequence ATGTTTCAATATTCTCCCAGAATGCGCCGCGCTCAGAGCGGCGCCGCAACATTGGAAGTCGGGATGTTGGTCCCGATCCTTTTCCTTTTGTTTCTCGGTCTCGTGCAGATCGTCATCTACCTGCAATCGAAGACCGCCACACAATATGCGGCTTTCACGGCCGCTCGTGCGTACCAGGTATACGGCGACCGGACGCTTAAGAGCGTCGATTACCCGCACGTAAGAGAAGCTCCGTACACCAACGACGGTCAAACCATCGCCGAAGCGGCGGCCGAGAAAGTCATCTTTGAGAGCCTGATGTGGGAACACCAGAACATCGACGTCGCGGCCGGATCTAAAAAAGGCGGAGAACCCAGTCTCGACCGATACTACCGCGACGGGAACGATCTTCTTAAAGACGGAGTCAGCACCGTAGGAAGCGAAGGGATCGTCCGCGTAAATCTTCGAACCGGCCTCGGCGCGCAGGTGCTTTATTGTCTTCCCATCGTATTTCCGGGCACGGAAATTTTCGCCGGTCTGGCGAAGAAAAAATACCCCTGCACGGTCTCTCGATTCGGCCGGCATTACAGCGGCATCGCGATTGAAGAAGAGGCCCTCTTCGGCCGGGAGCCACAAGGATGA
- a CDS encoding FHA domain-containing protein → MSQRAKIVVNRKGEPTRTLHFQDEVIYFGRSKKNEVVLRDSAVSRRHAKLFFQGNHLIVEDLGSSNGTMIAGKRIERTVVALGQSIEIGPFVVTVEAPDKIESTAPEATLNESTFPTASSEAETSAARPSSPTSPANDFMDAIDVRPGHMRVLEQFLEAEATAGEEPTTPEPTTPEKNLSEMESASPRPVDALAFKPAARLVRLDGPDAGNEILLDQDQVTIGSAVDCDVVIEQKNVSQVHATIQKEEDTFILKNQEESTGTFVDGVPIRERPLESHDIVYVGDAKFEFLEGTARSKAQRPRVMERSPTSVRPGATLIWRLNRLFSDWRIVALSSVLLGLLMVAVIPKPKPAPRVSAVPEAKSEPPESEAARVARFNVSRASELLKKKKYEDAEARLRLVLDKISPNDPEAIRLLDELEAARADEKRAEENRKRTVVEQAKKIQNILAEGDKLRAARKSAEARRVYEQALMIDSDSRQARASIEELNDQEESAKRERLARKKTNEQLKSLYNQGVMKFEAGDYGGAEQLLREVASKKGHTYQASAKKLLDEIRRRADKKIQDQVKEAKLLVDAGELLRAHSELQKITKQFPRKQDAARLLDQVEGAMLARAKQLFHEGIAYQELLEDPSAAVEKYQEVLRYSPDPGNELNRKALQRIHELEASGAAKSSPN, encoded by the coding sequence ATGAGCCAACGGGCCAAAATTGTCGTGAATCGAAAAGGGGAGCCGACCCGTACACTTCATTTTCAAGACGAAGTCATTTATTTCGGCCGGTCGAAAAAAAACGAAGTGGTTTTGCGGGACAGCGCAGTCTCCCGCCGGCACGCGAAGCTTTTCTTTCAGGGAAATCACCTGATCGTCGAAGATTTGGGCAGTTCCAACGGCACAATGATCGCCGGGAAAAGGATCGAACGAACGGTCGTAGCGCTGGGACAGTCCATCGAGATCGGGCCGTTTGTCGTAACCGTTGAAGCGCCGGACAAGATCGAATCGACCGCACCCGAGGCCACGCTGAACGAATCCACATTTCCCACAGCCTCCTCCGAGGCGGAGACTTCCGCGGCTCGCCCCTCATCGCCGACCTCCCCTGCAAATGACTTCATGGATGCCATCGATGTTCGCCCCGGACATATGCGTGTCTTGGAGCAATTTCTTGAAGCCGAAGCTACCGCCGGCGAAGAACCGACGACGCCGGAGCCGACGACCCCCGAAAAGAATTTATCCGAGATGGAATCCGCATCGCCCCGGCCGGTGGATGCCCTCGCCTTTAAGCCGGCCGCGCGCCTCGTCCGTCTCGACGGGCCCGACGCCGGAAATGAGATTCTTCTCGACCAGGATCAAGTAACGATCGGAAGTGCCGTGGATTGCGACGTCGTGATTGAACAAAAAAATGTCTCACAGGTTCACGCGACGATTCAAAAGGAAGAAGACACATTCATTCTCAAGAATCAGGAGGAATCGACCGGGACTTTCGTCGACGGCGTTCCCATTCGCGAACGGCCGTTGGAAAGTCACGACATCGTCTACGTCGGCGACGCGAAGTTTGAATTCCTGGAAGGAACGGCCCGCTCGAAAGCGCAACGCCCACGCGTAATGGAGCGATCGCCGACCTCCGTCCGTCCGGGCGCCACATTGATTTGGAGGTTGAACCGCCTTTTCTCCGATTGGCGGATCGTCGCTTTAAGCAGTGTACTACTGGGCCTGTTGATGGTCGCCGTGATTCCGAAGCCCAAGCCAGCCCCGCGAGTGTCCGCAGTGCCGGAAGCGAAATCCGAACCGCCGGAGAGCGAAGCCGCGCGCGTGGCTCGGTTTAATGTCTCCCGCGCTTCCGAACTCCTGAAAAAGAAAAAATACGAAGATGCCGAGGCGCGCCTTCGTCTGGTCCTCGATAAGATTTCTCCCAACGACCCCGAGGCGATTCGATTGCTCGATGAACTGGAAGCTGCACGCGCCGATGAAAAGCGAGCCGAGGAAAATCGAAAACGAACGGTCGTCGAACAGGCCAAGAAAATTCAAAACATCCTGGCCGAGGGGGACAAACTTCGAGCAGCCCGTAAATCTGCCGAGGCCCGTCGCGTATACGAACAAGCTCTCATGATTGATTCCGACAGCCGACAGGCCCGCGCCTCGATCGAGGAACTGAACGATCAAGAAGAATCGGCCAAGCGGGAACGTTTGGCCCGAAAGAAAACCAACGAACAACTGAAATCTCTCTACAACCAGGGCGTCATGAAATTCGAAGCCGGCGACTACGGCGGGGCGGAACAACTACTGCGCGAGGTCGCCAGCAAGAAGGGACACACGTATCAGGCCTCCGCCAAAAAACTGCTGGACGAAATTCGCCGCCGAGCCGACAAAAAGATTCAGGATCAGGTGAAAGAAGCCAAGCTCCTCGTGGATGCCGGGGAGCTCTTGCGCGCCCATTCCGAGCTCCAAAAAATCACCAAACAGTTTCCACGCAAGCAAGACGCCGCTCGGCTGCTCGACCAAGTCGAAGGCGCGATGCTTGCGCGGGCCAAACAGCTCTTTCACGAAGGAATTGCTTATCAAGAACTGTTAGAGGACCCCTCCGCTGCTGTGGAAAAGTATCAGGAAGTCCTTCGATACAGTCCCGATCCCGGGAACGAACTCAATCGAAAAGCGCTCCAAAGGATCCACGAACTGGAGGCTTCCGGGGCGGCCAAGAGTTCGCCGAACTGA